The DNA sequence ataagttttttataaaaaaaagatataaatttcaaggtataattacaaaaatagaaaaaaatcactTAACAGACAATCCATGATCAGAAGTGTTCGAGTTAATTCAAAGTATGAGAATCGAGTTTGAGTGGAGCCACATTTTAACTTGAACGAATTGTTCCAAACATTATTCTAAACCACCAGCCAATCATTAACTTCAATTAATGTAAAGAACACGAGTGGGTGGATGATTCGTCAATCACCGTTTAAACTACGTGATCCATTCAGTGCCGCACGTCATGATATTGATCTCATTCATAGTCATGCATGGTTTAGAAATGTCTCACAAATCCTCAAGATTTTTGTGTCTCaactactttttaaaaaaaacaacctttgcatttcgacgaacaaagcaataaaaattgacacaaaaaaattacaacagaCCAGAACAGGGGAAGAGAAAGAGAGCGGGTGGAGCGTGTTTGTTTGAAAACAATGGCGAGAGAGCCTCTGGCTCGTGACCTATGcatttgtgtgtgcatttacaTTCTACTCATTGCCCACCAAAGTACCTGTTTTTACCTCCCTGGTGTTGCACCTGAGGATTTCTGGAAGGTCATTACATTTCTTGTTTTCCTTCaaaatctattttcttttttagtattttaagcATGTTCATTCATTTCTTATTGAATTTCATGTTAGATCAGTGATGGGTCATGTTGGTTTTATGCTTTCTGTATCCCTTCTTTTTTACCTTGTTGGTTTTTGATCCTTGCTTGATCCTCTtgattcattttcatttgatgAGGGGATGAGTAATTTGAATTCTGTGTGATTTTGATGAGTAATCAGAATCACACCAATCCTGATTCCATCATGCAATGCCAATGCCAACTATTGTGGGAGTTATAGGAATAAGGCGTGTGTGAAACTTTGCATAACTATATATGTTTGCCATTATGTGATTGCACCAAAAATTTGCATTTCCTAGACAGTAACATAGTTGACAGCTTATTCTCCTAATTCAATCAATGCATTGGTGATCAACCAGAGAAACAGGCCGTGACTTTTCCTAATTCGTaacatttgtttattatattgtgTTCATTGGTGCAGGGAGATCCGTTGAAGGTGAAAGTGAACAAACTGACTTCCACAAAAACACAGCTGCCTTACTCATACTATTCACTGCCTTATTGCCGGCCAAAACACATTTTCGACAGTGCAGAAAACCTGGGGGAAGTTCTCCGGGGAGATCGCATTGAAAACTCTCCCTATGTGGTTGGTTTATTAAATCTTTCGGACAGGTTCCAACTTTCCACCTTATGTTTAGTATGTTTCACTACTAAAATAttgaaacttttaaatttttccaGTTTAAAATGAGAGAACCACAGCTGTGCAATGTTGCTTGTCGTCTGATTCTTGATGAAAAAGCAGCCAAAGAGTTCAAGGAAATGATAGATGATGAGTATCGGGTGAACATGTGAGGCACTAATGACCCTGAAGTTTATATCTCATGCAACTTTGTGGGAATATGTCTTTGTGACAAAAGGATATTTTATCCTTGCATTGTTGCAGGATTTTAGACAATCTTCCTTTGGTTGTTCCTATACGAAGGCTTGATCAGGAATCTTCCGTGGTGTATCTGCATGGCTTCCTTGTAGGTCTTAAGGGACAATATTCTGGAGTATGTACAAGCTTGCTGAGTGCTGAGCATAAATTTATAAcctttattttgatttcttttttacctCTTGTACTCAACTGTTGACAGATCAAAGAGGACAAGTATTTTATTCACAACCACTTAGCATTTGTGGTTAAGTATCATACTGATCCAGAGTTAGATTTGTCAAGGATTGTAGGATTTGAGGTTACACCATTCAGGTTGTATTATAATTCTTTTCCACCTAGTTTTTAATATAGTTTTGTACTTATCTATTAATCTCATGGCTAATAATAACTGTACATTGAAATGATTCTTATGAATTCAGTGTAAAGCATGAATATGAAGGTAAATGGAATGAGAATACCCGCTTAACTACCTGTGATCCCCATGCAAAAAAGCTAGTCACTAGCTCTGAATCTCCTCAAGAGGTTGAACACAAGAAGGAAATCATTTTTTCCTATGATGTTGAGTTTGAGGTTAGTTACTACAATTTGTAGCAACTGAATTACCAAAGTGACACTAAGAATCGGATTTAGatgttgatttcttttttacctTGTAGGCAAGTGATGTGAAGTGGGCATATCGCTGGGATACCTATCTTCTTATGGCCAATGACCAGATTCACTGGTTTTCAATTGTCAATTCTTTGATGATTGTACTCTTCCTTTCAGGCATGGTGGCTATGATAATGTTGCGGACACTTTACCGTGATATCTCTAAGTACAATCAACTAGAGACACAAGAAGAAGCACAAGAAGAGACAGGATGGAAACTTGTCCATGGGGATGTATTCAGGCCTCCATCAAACTCAGATTTACTCTGTGTATATGTTGGAACAGGTGTTCAGTTTTTCGGAATGATTCTTGTCACCATGATGTTTGCTGCCCTTGGATTTTTGTCTCCCTCAAATAGAGGAGGGTTGATGACAGCCATGCTCTTGCTCTGGGTATTTATGGGACTGTTTGCTGGATATGCTTCGGCACGTCTCTATAAGATGTTCAAGGGAACAGAATGGAAGAAAATCTCATTTGGCACTGCCTTTATATTTCCTGCCACTGCCTTTGCTGTATTCTTTGTGCTAAATGCTCTAATTTGGGGGCAGAGGTCTTCTGGGGCTGTGCCATTTCAAACAATGTTTGCGCTTCTTTTGTTATGGTTTGGCATCTCATTTCCACTTGTGTTTGTTGGTGGTTTTGTTGGGTTTAATAAGAAGCCAGCAATTGAGGATCCTGTGAAGACAAACAAGATAGCTAGGCAGATTCCAAAGCAGGCTTGGTACATGAATCATGTATGCTCTATTCTAATAGGAGGCATACTCCCATTTGGTGCAGTCTTCATTGAGCTTTTCTTCATCCTCACATCAATCTGGTTACATcagttttattatatatttggttTCCTCTTCATCGTGTTCGTCATCCTCATTATCACCTGTGCTGAGATCACAATTGTGCTCTGCTACTTTCAGCTGTGTAGTGAGAACTACAATTGGTGGTGGAGGTCGTATCTGACTTCAGGTTCCTCTGCACTCTACCTTTTCCTATATGCTGTTTTTTACTTCTTCacaaaacttgaaatctcaAAACCAATATCTGGAATCTTGTACTTCGGGTACATGCTGCTGCTTTCGTATACTTTCTTTGTGTTGACCGGTACAATTGGTTTCTATGCATGCTTCTGGTTCACAAGGCTGATCTATTCGTCGGTCAAAATCGACTGAACCTTGCCAAATTTTAGTCTCATGGTTTCAGTTCTAAGTTCAAGCACAGAAATTTAGTCTCCTCTACCTAGGATATTTGGTAGTTCTGATTTTTGTTCCAAGTCATCAAATGTATTTTCATAGTATCCAATTTTGTATTCTTCATTGGTATCCATGAATGTTCTCATTGTTTTGTATGGCACATTCACAAGGACTATTGAGCAATTTATCTGTCCTCAATgcctatcttggaaaaagtttGTCTTGCTAGTAAATACTAAATGTAAACCTTGGTTTAGATCctgtattaaaatataaaatcactTCTTTTTGTCAATTAGAAATTTGCTATAAATATTGCAATCTATGCCAGTACTTTTAATTGAATGTTTCTGGTAGACAACTGCATGGTTTCCCTTGTATATGCTATGCTTCGTATTACGAAATGAACCAGTCCAAAACTTGAATTGGCTTGTGCTCCTGTTCATCTTAGACGTAGGTAGTCAACTGTACGGATGTGAAAACCACGTTTGAATTTAAGGAGGAATAACCTCCACTTTTCCCACTTATTTGTCATCTTGAATTATACTGAAAATGATTCCAGTGGAAAACCACACGTATATTCTGTCAACCAGTAATTATATAACTTCAATAATAAACTTGAGAATAGTACATAAGTTTACATGCTCGGTGGCCCACAGCCAAGTTGGCTTAATGTATAATACTATAATTTACAAGGACACAGATGAAGAGTCATTACAAGTCTTGAAACCCTTACAACTGTAACCAGGATAATTGTATAATACATTGCTTTCGACCTTTCTTCACAAATTCAATCATCATAGTCAACCAAAACAAGCATTTTAAGAGAACACATGGAAATTTTAGTCAGCATCATCCGCAGAGAAGTCAGGCTCAGGGGGTTTCTGTAGTTTCACTAACTCCCTGGCAGTCTTGGCAAGTCGATTGCGATGTACACCACGTAGAGTGTGCGCAGCAAACTTTGAGGCTAACAAGGCAGCACCAAAGCTGTAGGAACTGCCACCAACATTTTCATGAGTTCCGTCTGACTCATCTTCCTTTTGACGAAgcttcataattttcttttttgaatacCGACGCCATGCTGCTTGAATAAAGCATGCAGCCCAGGTCCTCCATTGTTGGGAGTAAAAACGGAAAGTGTGTTGAACCTGTCTACTGTGAAGGCGCCTAAACTGACTAGCAACAAATTTTAACTCATCAGCAGTTAAGGCAAAAGCCTCAACCTCCATTAATGCCTTAACTGTTCTAGTAGAAGATGGAAGATTAGAACCAGATTTAGGATCCAGGGCCCAGGTTAAAAGCTCCTCCCCACAGAAGTCAGCCTCTTTTAGAAAACCGCGGTTGAAAAATCCACTCCTCCCACCATCTGTGGTAACACTCTCAAGGCGACCACGTATGATGAACAACATCTCATCAACTGGATCTCCTTCCCGAACAATGTAAGTATTCTCTGTAAATAAACACGGTTTCAGTCTCTCACATATGGCATCAAGCAATCTCTCATCCATACTCTCAAATAGTGGAACCTACAAATCCATGAAAAGCAATCAAAGAATTAACAAACTCAGATGCTCAAACATAGTTTGATAAGTTAATCTAAGAGACATCAATTCCAAAAAATTTCAGAGAGAGGCTTCTGCATGATGTAATTCTAAAAGAATTTGGAAAGCAAATCTAGAGAGTCAGCGAAAGGACCAATTACACATAACCTTGGGTGGTTGTTTTGCTGTAAATACTATAACCAGTAACCATAAATATTGAACTGATTACCACAAGTTTATTCTTTTAAGTATAATAAGTTGGTCCTTAGTTTGTCAGAGAAAAGAGTGGTCTTATTTAGTCGCACATTTCAGATAGAGGGCCttcttggtattttgtttattttcaagTGTTTGAAAGCATACCCTCCTCACTAAGGCCAAACAGAGATGAC is a window from the Glycine max cultivar Williams 82 chromosome 2, Glycine_max_v4.0, whole genome shotgun sequence genome containing:
- the LOC100788226 gene encoding transmembrane 9 superfamily member 9, producing the protein MAREPLARDLCICVCIYILLIAHQSTCFYLPGVAPEDFWKGDPLKVKVNKLTSTKTQLPYSYYSLPYCRPKHIFDSAENLGEVLRGDRIENSPYVFKMREPQLCNVACRLILDEKAAKEFKEMIDDEYRVNMILDNLPLVVPIRRLDQESSVVYLHGFLVGLKGQYSGIKEDKYFIHNHLAFVVKYHTDPELDLSRIVGFEVTPFSVKHEYEGKWNENTRLTTCDPHAKKLVTSSESPQEVEHKKEIIFSYDVEFEASDVKWAYRWDTYLLMANDQIHWFSIVNSLMIVLFLSGMVAMIMLRTLYRDISKYNQLETQEEAQEETGWKLVHGDVFRPPSNSDLLCVYVGTGVQFFGMILVTMMFAALGFLSPSNRGGLMTAMLLLWVFMGLFAGYASARLYKMFKGTEWKKISFGTAFIFPATAFAVFFVLNALIWGQRSSGAVPFQTMFALLLLWFGISFPLVFVGGFVGFNKKPAIEDPVKTNKIARQIPKQAWYMNHVCSILIGGILPFGAVFIELFFILTSIWLHQFYYIFGFLFIVFVILIITCAEITIVLCYFQLCSENYNWWWRSYLTSGSSALYLFLYAVFYFFTKLEISKPISGILYFGYMLLLSYTFFVLTGTIGFYACFWFTRLIYSSVKID